The genomic DNA attagagattgggtttctccaccttggccagggtggtctcgaactcttgacctcaggtgatctgcccacctcagcctcccaaagtgctgggattacaggcatgagccaccgcgcccggcccagtctgtttttatatataattttttaaaatatagagatggggtcaactacattgctcaggctgttcttgaactcctggcctcaagcaatcctcccccctcagcctccaaaagtgctgaaattataggcgtgagccaccacactggcctgcTAGCTCAGTCTTAATAACATTGTAAGGTAAGTATCATTAGATTCTTTACAGATATAAAACTGAGGCTGGGTGACTTGCTGATGGTGTCAGTCACTCATCACACTTTATCCTATTATTCCCCTGTGCCTCTCAAACTCTAACCAGGCCTCAAAAGCTGGGGAGACCCAGGACAAGATGTACACACATACCTGGCGCCCTACCCTGTTGTTGTGGATTCGCATTCGTGCCTGGATGTCCCGGGGAGCTTCCCTGGAATCCAAGAAATCCCGAGAGAACTTCTCTCCAAAGTCCATGTCATGGTTACAGCCACCCCATTCCCATGTGTCCTGGGGGCCAGGGCTGGAGCCTgagccagggccagggctgggcagAGAGTGGGGGAAACTCTTGCCTCGGGACAGTGCCTGCAGCTGCAGCAGTTTGGCCCTCAGCCGATCCTGCTCACCACTGCCCttccagccacagccacagctcaccagcttgcccaggctgcaggcagTGGCTACTGCGTGCATGACCCCAGCAGCCAGCATGGAGAAGGAAAAAGCACTTTCTCGGAAACCTGGGGATGAGAAGGTTGTGATGGTGGAGGTAAGGTTGACAGGCAGATGAGAGTGTggaggcagaaagaaataaacagcccCCCTCCAACTCCAGAAATTCCTAACTGAATCCTGACCCTGCCATTTACCAGCTGAGTGATTTGGAGGAAAGTCATGGGACAAGGAAGGGTACAGAAAGCACAGAGCCTCaacttcttcatttctaaaggGAGGTGCGAGACGATGGGTCAAGATGATCTCTGAGGCCCATTCTCATTCTGTAAGTCGGTGATTTTCAGGTGTAGATGAAAGAGCTAGCCCAGAGGAGTTGGGAGATGACTAAGAGGGAGTCCCTGAGGTCTTTGAAGATGTGTACAACGGAGTTCTACATCTGAAAGCCTTAGAAATTCCCCCAACCCTGCAGGGAGCTTGGGTGAGGTGGCAGCAGAGCCTTtgtggttctgttttttttttttttttaatttcacttcaGGGTTAGTCAGTCTTTTAACCAACCTACCTTCCACCACCCTAGCACCCCCAAAGCACTGGAGCTATGGAGCTGCCCTTCCGCTTCCCAGGATGTAGTTTTATATTTGCCCTTCAAGACTGCCCTTTTAATGTTTATCCTAACCTGCTATTACCCTATAAAACactgagaggaggagagaggtgggGGAGTGATTTTCCCTAAGGCCCTCTTAAAAGGTTGGCTTCTTTGTTATGTTTTGGGGGTCACAGAAGCTCAGGATGCCAAGCCTTTCCCAGACTTAAATAAACATGCTTACCATTTAGGTGTCCAAGCCTTGCCCTACACCAGGCCCTGTGGGGAAGGAGGGGGACCCTCACTTCATTTTAGGCAGGGGCTCTCCGGAGCCCTGAGAAGATGAGAGACAGCACCCTCTTAGAGACCAGGCCTCTCCTACCCCAGGATCCAGGGCTCCTGGGCCAGCCTTCTGATCCCCCAACTCCAACCCTCCAGGGGTGAAGCTGTTTGCACAAGTCTTGGGAATTCCCCTGCAGATGGCAGCTGCCTATTAACCCCATAGTCCCCAGAGCACTGCCCCCATCTCTGGGCTGAGCCCCCATGGGTCTTTACACCTCAGGGAGTGAACTCCAGCAGGGAATGGGGAGAGGCAGCCATGCCTCCCAGACCAGGCCAGCAGTGACCTGTTCTCTGCCTCTCCAGCCGTTCTTCACCTGCTCAGGTGAGCAACACCTGGAGCCCCCACAGCACAGAGGAGGGGACTGGCTCCCCAGCTTCAAAGTCATCAGGGTCTTTGTTCCCAGCTTTGGCTCCTGGGAACCCCAGCAATTAGGGGAGCAGATTTAACCCTTAAACGGTTGGGGGCGTCACTCCACCCCCGCTGAGACACTGGGGACACCAGCCTGGGCTTGTCCAGCCAAGATGGGGGGAGAGAAAATAGGAGAGGCAATAGGGGGCCGTTTGAAGCTTCCAGGACTGGGGGCATCTCTTGCTCACAGGTGCAACCCAGATTAAGCTGGGCGGAGGCAGGAAAGGGGGGCCCTAGGGTAGGAGAGCAGGGACCCAGCTGCCTCGCCGGCAGCACGCAGGTGGAAGTTAGGCGCACAGGGCCCCAGACGAGTGGCCAGACCTGGCTCAGAGCGGGTctgaggggggaggggggaattCCAGGAGAGGCCCCTCCCGAAGCAGCGAACCCGTTCCTTCCCGCCTCCGCGCGCCTCGGTCCGCCCCCCACCCTCTAGCCTCCGCGGCAGCGCCTACCCGCCCAGCCAGGCTCACCGCGCTTGAGGATGGCGCTGTGGTGCGGCAGGCGGCCACCGCCCTCGAGCGCTGAGCAGTTCCAGCGCTGGTCGCGCAGCTGGTGCTGACACTCGTGGACCGCGATGTGCAGACCCTGAAGCGCCGACGCCGTCACGTCGGGGTTGCGCAGGCACAGGCCTAGCTGCCGCTTGCTCAGGCCGGACAGCGTCAAGCACACGGTGTTGGCCGTCAGCGGCGGCTCGCCAGGCAACTTCAGGCCCAGAATCTCATTGCTTAGAGCCCTGGGAACCAAGAAGGCGTCTGGGGTCTGCGGTCCAGACCCCTCCAACTCTCCCCACCCCTGGTCGGTGCTTCTGGGGCCTGGGAGACAAGGTGAACTGCTCACCGACTGCACAACGCCAGGAACAGGAGACCCGCGAGGCCCGAGGGCGGAGGCCGCGGCCGGGGCTCCTCCAGCATGTCGAAGCCCGGAGGCTCCGGTGGGCAGATCGATCAGGACCTGAGGGACGAGAAGACTTGATGCGGGTTCAGGAATAGGGCGGCTCGCCTGGAGAACCAAGTGATGCCCTCCTTCGGGCTCCTAAACCACCGGTGCCACCCTACTGACCCTTCTCATTCCTCCTCAAACAAGAAGAATCACCCCTTGATTCCCAGAGTCCCTGAGGCTTGGAGGTCTTAAAGAAGAAGAGTCCAGGAGTTGTCCCAGCTCAGGACTCAAGTGAGCACCCCTGGAACCCTGCCCAATCAGACACAACGCccagcacacagacacacactcacatacaaaCTCAGACACACAGACTCACAAACACTTACCCCACAACCTCGTCTACTGCTCCCTTTTCCAGGGCCCCACGACTAGCTTCGCCGCCCTCACAGGGCTAGAGAGAGGGATAGGGAGGAGGTTCCCCACCACCTAAGGGGGTGTCACTTCCAGGTGTCATCAAGGGCAAGCAGGCTCCATGAGAAAGGTCCAAGAATGAGTTCCCCACCCACACTGCCTCCTCCCTGAGCAgcaaggaaagaggagaggctcCAGGTGCAGGAAAGATGGGGAGGCGAGCCTGGCTCTCTCCTAGAAGGTACTGTGGCGCAGACTGAGTCCTCTTCCCTATCCCCCACCTTGCCTAACTACAAGCTCCCCTCCTCCATAGGCACCCGTCTGGTCCTCACCCCTTGGCTCTCACATTCATTGCTTTCTAAATCTGGGGGCACTCCTTTATTCTCTCTGTCTTTATTGCTAGCAATATCTCTggctctctgtgtctctgtgctTCTGTGGGTGGATGCGTGTCTGTCTGTCTGACTACACACGTGCCTGTCTCTTCCCTGTGTGCACGTCCCTGCCCTCCCTGCTTTCCCAGGTCTAATTACCTCCAGTGGTTTGGGTGCGGGGTCCGGGACGGGCACGGTTGAGTTGCCTGGGCTTCACTAGTGCTGCTTAAACCGTGGGGAGACTGCGTTGGGTTCTGTCCCCTTGTCAGAGCCGCATTCTTCCAGGGCTGGGCCACTCCTCTTCACCGCTTCCCCAGCGCCGCCACGGCCgcggggaggaagggagggaggaagggagggagtgatCCAGAGAGCTAGCAAGCCTGCGAGCAAAGGACTGAGGGCTCTGGCTTTGCTGGCGCGGAGCTCACGGTGGCTCTGCCGGGCTGACAGAGCTGCGGCCCCTCCCCGAGCCTGGGGCTTCCCCACCCTACTCTCCACTCCCAGCCTTGACCAGGCAAATGCAGCCGCTCCCCCTCCTCGCAGCGCGCTcgcgcactcacacacacacacacacacacacacacacccccacacacacacccaccccctcTCCCCCGATGCCTGGGTTCAGGCTTGGCCCTACTGAAGAAGGAGGTGGCCAGAGTTCCTCTCACCTGCTCTGGGGTCGCCAAGGCTGCAGGGAGGGTGTAGTAACCTTCCTAGGGAGCCAGAACGGGACCAAAGTGGCCACATCTTTCATCACTTCTCTTTGAGTCAGTTTCTCCACCAAGATCAGGGTGGCTGGAAAGTGCCTTTGACAAGATGAGGATGGAGCCGGACAGTCTTTGGGCTTCTCGGTGTGGGACAGTCACATGTGGCACCCACAGCCTGAGCGCACCTAGGGTACTCAGAGCGGGCAGGAGAAGCACAGGTCTGGGCAGCTTGGTTCCCACCCACCTCCAAGCCCTGCGCCTGCCCCTTTGGAGGAGTCAGCTTTGGCCTCAGAGTTTGGCCCTAGCAGAGGTTCAGGTAGCACCAAAGATCATCAGCCTGCCGCGATGCTTCCTTGCCTGGCAGGGATGCTTGCCAGCAGAGGTATCCTACCCTTCTCGGGATTCCCCCGGTCTGCACATTGGGTGGCCTGGATTCCTGCTTCAAGCTGTAGACTTGCTTCTTGTGGGATGAGGAGGGCCTTGGGATCCAAAATTGAGCCAAGCCTAAGGGCAGCCGGGAAAGAGCCTGGTCTTGGGGTGCATAGGCAAAGGCAAACCGCCTTAGGAAGATCCAGTGGCAGCGAAGGGGTTAGGCGCCACCGTGCTCCCGCCTGACTCACCCTCGAAGCTCTAACCACTGCGGGCTATTTTTGCCAGAGAGGGGCCCCAGGCTTTCCAGCCGCCCCCCGCCCCGCCAGACCGCAGCCCAAGGCACGGCTGGCCCCACGCGCCCCAAGCACATTGACTCAGACTGCCCCCAGCAAGCAGAGGCACAGGGATGATACCCACAACCACAGTCACCTCTTTCTTGGTGGTGGCATTGCAGCTCTGCTGGGCAGCCAGCCTCCAGTCTGTGCTGCTGGAGGTCCTGCCCGTGCTGCAGGGGTCACTGTTGGATAGCgggcacagcagtctgagacaGGAGATCAAGCAAACTTACATCTGTTGGGATATTTACAGATCACCTTTATGTGCCAGGTTGATGAGCAGTCTGGGGAGGTGAAAGTGCCATGGTCTCTGACACTGGACATCCTGGACCAGGCTGCTTTTCTCTGATTCTCTACCTTTGGGATGGGGAAAAGGGAGCCCTAGAGTTCCTGACCCTCCTTCCCATTTAGAGGACAAGAGCCAAACCATGTGTGGTTTTGGAGGTCACCAGAATCTGCAAGTCCCATCTTATAGTTTTCATCCTTACACCTGGATTTGTGATCCCCACCAGTgtccttattctttttcttgcaGTCAGCCTGGGATTCCTGCCAGGTCCTTGGAAGAGGGGAATGAGGTTGCCTAAGCCTTTCTTCTCCATGGGGACCTCATGGACATTTGTATTTCTCCATGTGTCTCCTGGGTCCCCCTtaggtttgggattttttttttttttgccttctgatTCTACCCTTGTCAAGCTCCAGCATACAGTCAGGTGCCAAGAAGGGGCAAGGGACAGAACTACTACAATAGGTTTCAACTTCCTGGTGACCCTAGGTCTCCCCAAGCAGGACTGTTCCAAATCCATGGACCCAGAGTCCTGCTCCTTCTCTCTACTGAAGCCCAACTCTGGGACAAGAGGCCACAGGCCGGCAGACTGGGTGGCCTGAGCTGGCCCGCAGTGCCCTCAGCCCGACCGGCTGGCCTGAGCACTGACCCGCAGGCGGCTAGAGGGCGGTGGGACAGGCGGGGCCTGGAGAGGGTTGCGGGTGCACACCCATTGCCTAATACCCCAAGCACGCGGCCAGCTCCAAGAAAGGGGAGGGACGGGAACCAGAGAGACCTTGACGTGGGTCGGGGCCAATGACAGGAGGGGGAAAGTGGGGGGCTTTCATCACTGCAGGGAGGATCTAGGAGCAAGCTGGTTCCCCTTCCCCTCGATGAGAAGAGTGGAGGGCTGCCCTTCCTATCCTAGGTATGGAGGGTGTAACAAGAGCAATGTGGGAAGAACACTGGGGCCCTGGAGGGCGGGGGTCaaagaaaagagtgggggccCCTGGAGATTGGGGGATGTCGAGCAACTGAGGCGGTGGCTAAAGCCTGggaagcctcctcctcctcctccccccatgTTTGCCTTGGCCCGGGGTCCCGGGTGACTCATCTGTTGCTGAGCCGCTGATAGGGGCGGCCAGGCCTGGGGAACCCAAATTATAGGCCCAGGAGGGATGGATGCGCCCGTGGCGGTGAGCTCAGCTGCGCTGCCCACCCTCTGCCTAATGCGCCTTCTGCTGCAGCACCGTAGGCCACCACCTGGAGGCACCAAAGGGTCTGCGGGCCGACTGTATACTGGACTCTGAGGAAGGCCCCACTTTCAGCAGTCGACCCCAACAAATCCATGGGATTACCT from Papio anubis isolate 15944 chromosome 9, Panubis1.0, whole genome shotgun sequence includes the following:
- the WNT10B gene encoding protein Wnt-10b, producing MLEEPRPRPPPSGLAGLLFLALCSRALSNEILGLKLPGEPPLTANTVCLTLSGLSKRQLGLCLRNPDVTASALQGLHIAVHECQHQLRDQRWNCSALEGGGRLPHHSAILKRGFRESAFSFSMLAAGVMHAVATACSLGKLVSCGCGWKGSGEQDRLRAKLLQLQALSRGKSFPHSLPSPGPGSGSSPGPQDTWEWGGCNHDMDFGEKFSRDFLDSREAPRDIQARMRIHNNRVGRQVVTENLKRKCKCHGTSGSCQFKTCWRAAPEFRAVGAALRERLGRAIFIDTHNRNSGAFQPRLRPRRLSGELVYFEKSPDFCERDPTMGSPGTRGRACNKTSHLLDGCGSLCCGRGHNVLRQTRVERCHCRFHWCCYVLCDECKVTQWVNVCK